One Brevibacillus choshinensis genomic window carries:
- the trmB gene encoding tRNA (guanosine(46)-N7)-methyltransferase TrmB, which produces MRLRNIPGAESALREYPTFVDNPVSFKGRWREKFGNDNPIHVEIGCGKGRFINTLAERHPDVNFIAVELKAEVVLRAVQRTEYREIPNLAFVQFNAAVLTDLFADHEISRLYLNFSDPWPKSRHAKRRLTYSSFLNTYRQVLKSDGEIHMKTDNEKLFEFSLNQFASERFQMHNITFDLHQSKLAADNVMTEYEERFSSRGQRIYRVEASCSFS; this is translated from the coding sequence ATGCGACTGCGCAACATCCCAGGTGCCGAATCGGCCCTGCGCGAATATCCCACGTTCGTGGACAACCCTGTATCCTTCAAGGGAAGATGGAGAGAGAAGTTCGGGAACGACAATCCGATCCACGTAGAGATTGGCTGTGGAAAAGGACGTTTCATTAATACACTGGCAGAGCGCCACCCTGATGTGAACTTCATTGCGGTGGAGCTGAAAGCGGAGGTCGTTCTGCGTGCTGTCCAGCGCACCGAGTACCGCGAGATTCCCAATCTGGCGTTCGTCCAGTTCAATGCTGCGGTATTGACAGACTTGTTCGCCGATCATGAAATTTCCCGCCTGTATCTCAATTTCAGCGATCCGTGGCCAAAGTCTCGCCATGCTAAACGCCGCCTGACTTACTCCAGCTTCTTGAATACGTATCGTCAGGTCCTGAAGTCAGATGGAGAGATCCACATGAAGACAGACAATGAAAAGCTGTTCGAGTTTTCCCTCAATCAGTTTGCCAGTGAGCGTTTTCAGATGCACAACATCACGTTTGACCTGCATCAGTCCAAGCTCGCTGCAGACAACGTCATGACTGAGTACGAAGAGCGTTTCTCTTCACGCGGTCAGCGAATTTATCGGGTGGAAGCAAGCTGCAGCTTTTCCTGA
- the ilvD gene encoding dihydroxy-acid dehydratase produces MARQRSDMIKKGFDRAPHRSLLRAAGVKDEDFDKPFIAICNSYIDIIPGHVHLQEFGKIVKEAVRAAGMVPFEFNTIGVDDGIAMGHIGMRYSLPSREIIADSLETVVAAHWFDGMICIPNCDKITPGMIMGALRVNIPTVFVTGGPMKAGKTSDGRSISLSSVFEGVGAHQAGLIDDKQLQELEQYGCPTCGSCSGMFTANSMNCLLEAIGLALPGNGTVLAVSPERKELVKSSAEKLKHLIEQDIKPRDIVTLEAIDDAFALDMAMGGSTNTVLHTLAIAQEAGFEYPIERINEVAKRVPHICKLAPSSDYHIEDCHEAGGVSAVLKEISRKPGAIHPDRITVTGKTLAENIAEAEIKDDKVIRRLENPYSESGGLSVLFGNLAEKGSIIKTGGVDPSIKRHEGPAICFDSQEEALEGIASGKIKPGHVVVIRYEGPKGGPGMPEMLAPTSQIVGMGLGKEVALVTDGRFSGASRGISIGHVSPEAAEGGPIAFVQDGDIISIDLEERSIQLHVDDAELARRAEGWQEFEPKVKTGYLARYSKMVTNASNGAVLKI; encoded by the coding sequence TTGGCCAGACAACGCAGTGATATGATCAAAAAAGGTTTCGACCGAGCGCCACACCGCAGCTTGCTGCGCGCAGCCGGCGTAAAAGACGAGGATTTCGATAAACCGTTTATTGCGATCTGCAACTCCTACATTGACATCATTCCGGGTCACGTGCACTTGCAAGAATTCGGAAAAATCGTAAAAGAAGCGGTTCGTGCAGCAGGCATGGTGCCGTTTGAATTCAATACAATCGGCGTAGATGACGGAATCGCGATGGGCCACATCGGGATGCGCTACTCCCTCCCCAGCCGCGAAATCATCGCGGACAGCTTGGAAACCGTAGTAGCCGCCCACTGGTTCGACGGGATGATCTGTATCCCGAACTGTGACAAAATCACGCCTGGCATGATCATGGGTGCCCTGCGCGTCAACATTCCGACCGTATTCGTCACCGGCGGCCCGATGAAAGCAGGCAAAACCAGCGACGGTCGTTCCATCTCCCTGTCCTCTGTATTCGAAGGGGTAGGCGCGCACCAAGCAGGTCTGATCGACGACAAGCAGCTGCAAGAGCTGGAGCAATACGGCTGTCCGACTTGCGGTTCCTGTTCCGGCATGTTCACCGCCAACTCGATGAACTGCCTCCTGGAAGCCATCGGTCTGGCCCTCCCAGGCAACGGTACGGTTCTCGCCGTTTCCCCAGAGCGCAAAGAACTGGTGAAATCCTCTGCTGAAAAATTGAAGCATCTGATCGAGCAAGACATCAAGCCTCGCGACATCGTGACTCTCGAAGCGATCGACGACGCATTCGCTCTGGACATGGCGATGGGCGGTTCTACCAATACCGTTCTCCATACACTGGCGATCGCTCAAGAAGCCGGCTTTGAATATCCAATCGAACGCATCAACGAAGTAGCAAAACGCGTTCCTCATATTTGCAAGCTGGCTCCATCCTCTGACTACCACATCGAGGATTGCCATGAAGCAGGCGGCGTTTCTGCCGTACTGAAGGAAATCTCCCGCAAACCCGGTGCGATCCACCCTGATCGCATCACCGTAACCGGTAAAACCTTGGCAGAAAATATCGCGGAGGCAGAAATCAAAGACGACAAAGTCATCCGTCGTCTGGAAAACCCATACAGCGAATCTGGCGGACTGTCTGTTCTGTTCGGCAACCTGGCTGAGAAAGGCTCCATCATCAAAACCGGTGGCGTCGATCCTTCCATCAAACGCCATGAAGGTCCAGCGATCTGCTTCGATTCTCAGGAAGAAGCCCTGGAAGGCATCGCTTCCGGTAAAATCAAACCGGGCCATGTCGTGGTCATCCGCTACGAAGGACCAAAAGGCGGTCCAGGTATGCCGGAAATGCTGGCTCCTACCTCGCAGATCGTGGGTATGGGACTCGGTAAGGAAGTTGCCCTCGTCACAGACGGACGCTTCTCCGGTGCATCCCGCGGAATCAGTATCGGTCACGTGTCCCCTGAAGCTGCGGAAGGCGGCCCGATCGCTTTCGTGCAGGACGGAGACATCATCTCGATCGACCTCGAAGAGCGTTCGATCCAGCTGCATGTAGACGATGCGGAATTGGCTCGCCGTGCAGAAGGCTGGCAGGAATTTGAACCGAAAGTGAAAACCGGTTACCTGGCTCGCTACTCCAAAATGGTTACCAATGCGAGCAACGGCGCTGTGTTGAAAATCTAA
- a CDS encoding C40 family peptidase, with amino-acid sequence MKLHKGLIGVMMGLAIGFTAIAAPLPGEQNVAHAAWTQAKADKVISTGNKYLGTPYKFGASSSTTRVFDCSSFTQRVFKVAVGKSLPRTSRDQAKKGISVSKSNLKKGDLIFFKASKTTTNKRITHVAIYAGNNRILHTYGKPGVTYSAFKGTSWEKRFVSARRML; translated from the coding sequence ATGAAACTACATAAAGGATTAATCGGGGTAATGATGGGTCTCGCAATCGGATTCACAGCCATCGCAGCTCCGCTTCCAGGAGAACAAAATGTGGCACACGCAGCTTGGACGCAAGCCAAAGCTGACAAAGTCATCAGCACTGGGAATAAATACTTAGGCACACCTTATAAATTTGGGGCGAGCAGCAGTACGACAAGAGTATTTGATTGCTCTTCCTTTACCCAACGTGTATTCAAAGTGGCGGTAGGCAAATCCTTGCCGCGCACATCCCGCGATCAAGCGAAAAAAGGTATCAGTGTCTCCAAGAGTAATTTGAAAAAGGGAGATTTGATTTTCTTTAAAGCGAGCAAGACCACGACCAACAAGCGGATCACGCACGTAGCCATTTATGCAGGAAACAATAGGATTCTTCATACGTACGGGAAACCGGGTGTGACGTATTCGGCGTTTAAAGGGACGTCCTGGGAAAAACGCTTCGTTTCCGCACGCCGCATGTTGTAA